The following proteins are co-located in the Bombus pascuorum chromosome 3, iyBomPasc1.1, whole genome shotgun sequence genome:
- the LOC132904780 gene encoding DNA topoisomerase 2-binding protein 1-like — protein MTSQESQIVNINLYFIVSNEYNSEDDCGEDMCHSYNKCCENDLHPRWISERDCNKMKPNKTDVFVMEKFEGETFNKLRTFKCSIIGPKCLLVCFNNGEPIPEGTSPVYTTTMRGLCVCASGLSSEEKEHVEKLVEYMGGMFTKQLRSRVTHLVTSSVMSAKYETAIGMKIPIVTKEWIEAIWEMNLKDFVMPHDKMFDKYKASVFLNLVVTSTNLPKRQKEEIKRLINTNGGIFMGPLDGAKVKVVLAPENSPISEKLKYAKKANIACLTPNWIYESIKVGYALPFKDYLIKTLKACSTPEKFNVCESFNCSTISSITCDTQQGNYIDETSITTMSNVSTLDTLYNNVSTVSTTTTVLDRLTFSEAKSAGPFLDGCNIYLAGFASNQRDKLNKILNVGSATRLDDISDALTHVIVGDENRAASELKLLRSKRLCPYILTLEWLEESVKLKRPAPEENFVCGQKNTVVQKVTEPASPLSKKNLQMLQKPKKVSISSFDIDRKLAMLEKEKESSDLLQHYLQDTADATNDKTMQEFLKPNTLVSGEDNVKTLIDDHESKKKCLKESITLAADDTAVPINQTSTMNDRLFEGLTFVVTGFNEEDNFVVETIMAMNGKVVSSTFAGIPDYGVVPKCGAPLKHTVNEIVTDLFIEDCVNQEQIVEIMYYHKPLSIKKHSTPLSDCVITMSTYVGVERMYLITLAAELGAMCQDIFVRKTNLEKNIYRSTHLVCPTPEGNKYNAAVKWKLPAVTAEWLKACAVQSKRVDETPFLVGETIAPERPTETNETDASSLKVNSNQIDLPTEPAARNIITPKRHLSNLQNQDGTSGDKPLINKRLSLLMNKTPQSQFHMSTPETASSQVSRPNSSPDTRKDWAKWVDNFPESKIEEPPLKKRALSTPLSELKRQLWQKLKSETYDPERNNADETLSLNDDQASKEAPEEAKDDSKITATTPIRKKLEFTDENNALPNNEINMQIAQLDQVLQRASSTPENRYSLSGENADTYSAECSDPIQKFIVKDSQPVDAIVWEDPSHSKRLITHGEQNESIAHEEHTVNNDEEESLEEESLEEEIESEKKKPKFMLSGMKDRMAYEKVIRDLDGEVSSDACFDISATHLLCIKPSRNEKMLGSIASGKWVLHCMYLRDSEQEGKFLDEEKYEWGNPKSKGIIPDPTDKVEETIAAAAYRWRLRLLKEPNRPFHNMVALLLASGDKYDQFRRLIEAGGGKVVQARPPYDTSPTGKKITHCFVNPKQASQPIDWAMLASKGILCFMPQYLSDHLTAQTPLNPRECVIDEFKKYLTLLPK, from the exons atgacgAGTCAAGAGAGccaaattgtaaatataaatctctattttattgtatcaaATGAATATAATTCTGAAGATGATTGTGGTGAAGATATGTGTCATTCATACAAt AAATGTTGTGAAAATGATTTACACCCAAGGTGGATCAGTGAAAGAgattgtaataaaatgaaacctAATAAAACTGATGTCTTCGTAATGGAAAAATTCGAAGgagaaacatttaataaattaagaacATTTAAATGTTC CATAATTGGTCCAAAATGTTTATtagtttgttttaataatgGAGAACCAATCCCAGAAGGAACAAGCCCAGTGTATACAACGACAATGAGAGGTCTATGTGTATGTGCTTCTGGTTTATCTTCGGAAGAAAAG GAACATGtagaaaaattagtagaaTATATGGGAGGAATGTTTACAAAACAGTTACGTAGTCGTGTAACGCATCTTGTAACATCATCTGTCATGTCTGCTAAATACGAG acAGCAATAGGTATGAAAATACCAATAGTTACAAAAGAATGGATTGAAGCAATCTGGGAAATGAATTTAAAGGATTTTGTTATGCCACATGACaaaatgtttgataaatataaagcTTCTGTGTTTCTTAACTTAGTTGTAACGTCAACAAATCTTCCAAAACGTCAGAAGGAAGAAattaaacgtttaattaacaCTAACGGAGGG atatttatggGTCCTTTGGATGGGGCAAAAGTTAAAGTTGTACTTGCACCTGAAAATAGCCCAATAAGTGAGAAGcttaaatatgcaaaaaaagCAAATATTGCTTGTTTAACACCAAATTGGATATATGAAAGTATAAAGGTTGGCTATGCTTTGCCTTTTAAAGACTACCTAATTAAGACACTAAAAGCATGTTCCACTCCAGAAAAGTTCAacg TATGTGAAAGTTTTAATTGTTCTACGATAAGTTCCATAACATGTGACACGCAGCAAGGTAATTATATAGACGAAACCTCAATAACAACAATGAGCAATGTTTCTACCCTCGATACTTTATATAACAATGTTTCTACTG tttCTACAACTACTACAGTCTTGGATAGACTTACATTTAGTGAAGCAAAATCGGCTGGTCCGTTTCTAGATGGTTGCAAT aTTTACCTAGCTGGATTCGCTTCTAATCAACGGGATAAacttaacaaaatattaaacgtagGTAGTGCAACGCGACTTGATGATATATCTGACGCTTTAACACACGTTATCGTCGGGGACGAAAACAGAGCAGCTAGTGAACTGAAACTACTGAGATCAAAAAGATTATG TCCATATATATTGACATTGGAATGGTTGGAAGAAAGTGTCAAATTAAAACGGCCCGCGCcagaagaaaattttgtatgtGGACAAAAAAATACTGTAGTTCAAAAAGTTACAGAACCAGCATCACCATTAAGTAAGAAg AATTTACAAATGCTACAAAAACCGAAGAAAGTCTCTATATCGTCTTTTGACATAGATCGAAAATTGGCGATgttggaaaaagagaaagaatcatCTGATCTACTTCAACATTATCTTCAAGATACAGCTG atgCAACAAATGATAAAACAATGCAAGAATTTTTAAAGCCCAATACACTTGTTTCGGGAGAAGATAATGTTAAAACCTTGATAGATGAtcatgaaagtaaaaaaaaatgcttAAAAGAATCTATAACACTCGCAGCAGATGATACTGCAGTACCGATTAATCAAACATCTACTATGAATGATAGACTATTTGAAG GTTTGACATTTGTCGTAACTGGCTTCAACGAAGAAGATAATTTTGTAGTTGAAACTATAATGGCAATGAATGGAAAAGTAGTTTCAAGCACGTTCGCTGGTATTCCAGATTATGGTGTAGTACCAAAATGTGGCGCACCTTTAAAACATACAGTGAATGAAATCGTTACcgatttatttatc gAAGATTGTGTAAATCAGGAACAAATAGttgaaattatgtattatCATAAACCTCTATCTATAAAAAAGCATTCTACTCCGTTATCAGACTGTGTTATTACAATGAGCACATATGTTGGAGTAGAACGAATGTATCTTATAACATTAGCTGCGGAATTGGGTGCCAT GTGTCAAGATATTTTCGTTCGTAAAACTAatcttgaaaaaaatatatatagaagcaCCCATTTGGTTTGTCCGACACCCGAAGGAAACAAATATAATGCTGCAGTGAAGTGGAAATTACCAGCTGTTACCGCAGAATGGTTAAAAGCCTGTGCAGTTCAATCGAAACGGGTTGACGAAACACCGTTTCTTGTAGGAGAAACTATAG CTCCTGAAAGACCAACTGAAACTAACGAAACAGACGCAAGTTCACTTAAAGTTAACTCGAATCAAATAGATCTACCAACTGAACCAGCAGCTAGGAACATTATTACTCCAAAACgacatttatcaaatttacaa aatcaAGATGGCACTTCCGGTGATAAaccattaataaataaaaggcTTAGTTTACTTATGAACAAAACTCCTCAATCGCAGTTTCATATGTCTACGCCAGAAACAGCATCTAGTCAAGTATCTAGACCCAATTCTTCACCAGACACAAGAAAAGATTGGGCAAAATGGGTTGATAATTTTCCAGAGTCAAAAATAGAAGAACCTCCTTTAAAAAAAAGGGCACTTAGTACA CCTCTTTCAGAACTTAAAAGACAGTTATGGCAGAAACTAAAAAGTGAGACTTATGATCCAGAG CGGAATAATGCAGATGAGACATTATCTCTTAACGACGATCAAGCGTCAAAAGAGGCACCGGAAGAAGCAAAAGATGATAGCAAAATAACCGCTACTACTCCCATTaggaaaaaattagaattcacAGATGAAAATAATGCACTGCCAAATAATGAGATTAATAT gCAAATTGCACAACTGGATCAAGTACTTCAAAGAGCATCAAGTACTCCCGAGAATAGGTATTCTCTTTCCGGAGAGAATGCAGACACATATAGCGCTGAATGTTCCGATCCCATACAAAAAT TTATTGTAAAAGATTCTCAACCTGTCGATGCTATTGTATGGGAAGATCCCAGCCACTCAAAACGG TTGATAACGCATGGAGAACAAAATGAAAGTATCGCACACGAAGAACATACTGTAAACAACGATGAAGAAGAATCCTTAGAAGAAGAATCCttagaagaagaaattgaatcagaaaaaaagaaaccaaaATTCATGCTATCAGGCATGAAG GATAGAATGGCATATGAAAAAGTGATAAGAGATCTCGACGGTGAGGTATCATCGGATGCTTGCTTTGATATAAGTGCAACACATTTGCTTTGTATTAAACCATCAAGGAATGAAAAAATGCTTGGAAGTATAGCATCAGGAAAATGGGTTCTACATTGCATGTATTTGCGGGACTCTGAACAAGAAGGGAAATTCCTTGAT gaagaaaaatatgaatgggGGAATCCAAAAAGTAAAGGCATTATACCGGATCCTACTGACAAAGTTGAAGAAACAATCGCAGCAGCTGCATATAGATGGAGGCTTAGATTATTAAAAGAACCGAATAGGCCGTTTCACAATATGGTTGCTTTGTTATTAGCTTCTGGGGACAAATACGATCAGTTTAGAAGATTAATCGAAGCTGGAGGTGGGAAAGTTGTCCAAGCACg ACCACCATACGATACAAGTCCAACTGGGAAGAAGATAACTCATTGTTTCGTGAATCCTAAACAAGCCAGTCAACCGATCGACTGGGCAATGTTGGCCAGTAAAGGTATCCTCTGCTTTATGCCACAATATTTAAGCGATCATCTTACCGCGCAAACCCCATTAAATCCACGAGAATGTGTAATCGATGAATTTAAGAAGTATTTAACATTACTACCGAAATAA
- the LOC132904794 gene encoding protein-tyrosine sulfotransferase, protein MSFLLSRGGRKGPIICFVGLLLVFALYQLGIICGSMKYVPTAMMVAKEKYVVGPFDHKRYTYDRYMPLIFIGGVPRSGTTLVRAMLDAHPDVRCGQETRVIPRILQMRMHWLKSERENLRLSEAGISKEVMDSAIAAFCLEIIARHAEPAPRLCNKDPLTLKMGSYILDLFPNAKFIFMIRDGRATVHSIISRKVTITGFDLSSYRQSLIKWNHAISIMYGQCKEIGSDKCLMVPYEQLVLHPREWMKKILKFLDVPWNESVMHHEEFINKPGGVPLSKVERSSDQIIKPVNLEALTKWVGHIPDDVVREMPDIAPMLSVLGYDPYANPPVYGAPDRLVSENTRRVLANGEVWAARARQFSLEKLIELSKEDEATNAPNA, encoded by the exons ATGTCGTTCTTGCTTAGTCGAGGCGGCCGAAAGGGGCCCATCATCTGCTTCGTCGGCCTTCTTCTGGTCTTCGCTCTTTATCAGCTAGGCATCATCTGCGGCTCCATGAAGTACGTGCCCACAGCGATGATGGTCGCCAAAGAG aaatacGTGGTGGGCCCGTTCGATCACAAGAGATACACGTACGATCGCTACATGCCGCTAATTTTTATCGGTGGTGTGCCACGATCTGGCACTACCTTGGTACGCGCCATGCTCGATGCACATCCCGATGTCAG GTGCGGACAGGAGACACGGGTGATACCAAGAATCTTGCAGATGAGGATGCACTGGCTGAAATCTGAAAGGGAAAATCTGCGTCTTTCGGAAGCGGGCATTTCGAAAGAA GTAATGGACAGTGCTATAGCAGCATTCTGCCTGGAAATAATAGCGCGACACGCGGAGCCGGCACCGCGGTTATGCAACAAGGATCCCCTCACTCTGAAGATGGGCTCGTACATTCTCGATCTCTTCCCAAATGCCAAGTTTATCTTCATGATCCGCGACGGTCGTGCCACCGTGCATTCCATTATCTCGAGAAAG GTGACTATAACAGGATTCGATCTGTCCTCGTATCGACAGTCGTTGATCAAATGGAACCACGCGATATCTATAATGTACGGCCAATGTAAGGAAATTGGCTCGGACAAGTGTTTGATGGTTCCGTACGAACAACTGGTGCTACATCCGCGTGAATGGATGAAGAAGATTCTCAAATTTTTGGACGTTCCTTGGAACGAGTCTGTGATGCATCACGAGGAATTCATTAACAAACCAGGCGGCGTGCCATTGAGCAA GGTAGAAAGGTCGTCGGACCAGATCATAAAGCCGGTCAATCTGGAGGCACTGACCAAGTGGGTAGGCCACATTCCGGATGATGTGGTCAGAGAGATGCCTGACATCGCACCGATGCTTTCTGTGCTCGGCTATGATCCTTATGCTAATCCGCCGGTGTACGGAGCACCGGACAGGCTGGTTAGCGAAAACACCAGACG GGTGCTAGCAAACGGTGAAGTATGGGCAGCCAGGGCACGCCAATTCTCTTTAGAGAAGCTGATCGAGCTGAGCAAAGAGGATGAGGCTACCAACGCCCCAAACGCGTGA